The genomic stretch TCAACGTGCGGCGGATTCGTCAGCGCCGGCTGCTTCAGTCGATTGCGAGATCCTTCCGGCAAACGGCCTCCCTGGGCATGAGCTTCATTTCCGGGACGGCGACGTTGCCGGCGATGCGGCCCCGGCAGGGGCGCGCGACCACAGGGGAAAGGCCCGGTGCGTGCGGCGGTGTCGTCATGCCCGGCCTCCCTCACACTCGAGAAACCCTCGTCGCTACCGATCGTCCTCCGAGGTCCGCGTTGCTGCAATACCTTAAGCAAGGAAGATTTCATTTTCTTCGCTTCTTGCCCTATGGCTTGCCCTGCAACTTGCACGAGAAGTGTCGAGGACTCCCTGGCCGGGGGATAGGGGCGGAAACCCTGATCCGACCGAGAAGGCTTCACGGAGCTTGTCTTGCTCCTACGCTCTCTCCGTGACAGCCTTCTGGCAAGGCCGAACGCGACTACTCATGCAACTTGCAGTGTAAGATTGGCCGACTAGTCCCTCAAAAGCTGAGCTTCCAAACGATTCCCTCCGGTTACACCTTCCTTCCCGACAAGCAGGAGAGCGGACGGTGCCAAGGCAGCAAGGCAGCCCGACGGTACGCAGGCTCCGGCTCGGCCAGGAGCTGCGTTTGCTGCGCGAGCGGCGAAAGCTCACCGGGGCCAAGGCGGCCAGTGAGCTCGGCTGGTCGCCGAGCAAGGTCAGCCGCATCGAGGCCGCGAGGACCATGCCCAGCACCGACGACATCAAGGCGCTGGTGAAGCTCTATCGGGTCGATGGGGACAAACTTGATGAACTCATCGGCCTGTTGCGGGATGCGGAGCAGCGAGGGTGGTGGGAAGATTACGAGGACGCTCTGCCCGAGGAATACACCAGATTCCTGGGGCTAGAGGCGGAGGCGGTCTCCCAGCGATCCTGGGAGCCGCAGATCGTGCCGGGCCTCCTGCAGACCGAGGACTACGCGCGGGAAGTCATCCTGGCTTCCCGGGGCATCGCGCGCATCACGCACAGCGGTGTCCGCAGCCGGGTCGAGGCCCGCCTCGACCGCCAGCGGCGCGTGCTGCACCGGCCGGAGCCCTGCCGGCTCACGGTCGTGCTCGACGAGTCGGCGCTGATGCGCCGCTTCGGCGAACCGTCGGTGATGCGTGAGCAGATGGAGCATCTCCTGGAGATTTCCCTGCTCCCGCATGTCGGCGTCCACGTCCTCACCCTGGACTCACTTCATCCGGTGAACACCGGCACCTTTATTCATCTGCAGTTTGCGGAATTCGACGACGTCGTATACCTGGAACAGTTGTATACTGCCAACTTCGTTGAAGACCTCCAACGTGTGGCCGGATACGAAATCGCTTTCGATCACATCAGATCGGAGGCGCTCGACGAGGACGAGTCCCGGGTCCTCATCCAGCGCAAGGCCATGCTGTGGCGGCAATAGCCGCCTTACCTCAACAAGGGGCAATGGAGCCCCTTTAGCCATTTGGGGAGATAATGCACAACCACCCTTTGAAGGCGGCGTGGCGGAAGAGCACCTTCTGCAATGGCGCAGACGCCTGTGTCGAGGTTGCCCCGCTCGCTGACGGCAACGTCGCGCTGCGTGACAGCAAGGAGCAGGACGGTCCCGTCCTCGTGTTCACTCCTGCGGAGTGGGCCGCGTTCACCTCCGGCGTTCGCCAAGGTGAATTCGACCTGACGACACTGGCGACGACGAGCGCCTAAAGAAACGGCCCGGCGACGTTGAGGACGCAACATCGCAGGGCCGCTCCCCGCAAGGCCCGTCAGGGCCATGGCTGAACTCCGGCTCGCCTCGCGAGCGAGCGAGCGTAGAACACGTACACATCATGGCACAGCATCCCCCCGGATGATCAACCTTTGACACGGCGCCCGTCGCAGGGACTTCGGCGGCGGGCGTGTGCCGGGGCTCTGCCGCACCGCGCCGCGACAGGCGGGTGGGACGCGGCGCGAGCGTGCGCACGGTCGCATTTGTGTTGAGCCTTCAGGGACTGCGCGTATCCAGAATCTCGTACGGGCGAGCCGCATAAACGACTGTTTATTTCTGGTCAGTTACCAGGAGCCCCGTAATGACCTTTCTTCCGCGCGAATATCACCATCGGTGGGTCCTCCCCAATCGCGATTGCGTGGTCCGCGCCATGTTCAACGTGGAACAACTTCTCAAGCCGGCCGCAAAGGAGATAGAGATTGAGATCGAGCTCGCGGATGCCGGCCGGATCCACGCCGCGGACCTGCGCAGCGCCTTTGCGCACCCTCATGCCCGCGGTGTGAAAATGAGCGTGTTCGACGCGGGTTACCGGATATGCATCCATGCGGATCTCGAGTCCTCGCCGCTGACCATCGAGGTCACCGGATATGGGAGTGTCCCTCAGGAGGTCCGGGACGCGATCTCCAAGGAGATCCGCCCGTACGCGCTGCCGGATACACGAAAGCCCTGGCCGAAACGCCTGTGGAGGTGGCTTCGAGCTGATCTGCTGCGCGAGATCGTGGCAGGGGTGATCGTCACCGCGATTCTCGGAGCGATCGGCTGGGCGGTCAGCCAGCTGACATGAAAGTGCGGCGCGTCCTTTTCCTGGACGCGCCGCACTGGTTTCAGGTCAGGCGAGACCGAGGCCCTGGCCGAGGTCCTTGTGGACGTGGCGCCAGTAGTCCACGACCTTCTTCTTCATGTCGGCGGTGACCTCGGGAGCCGAGGTGTGGCCGACGATGTTGCTCACCAGGTGGGCGCGGCCCGGACAGCGCGTCCTTCTGGATCAGTTGATCATCTTTGACAGTGCGGGCAGACGCCCCAGAAGGTGACTTCGGCTTCGTCCACGACGTAACCGCCCGTGTCGGCGGGCTCGAGGCAGGGGGCGACCCCCACCACGCAGTCGACGTCGGCCACGGTGCCGCACTCCCGGCAGACAATGTGGTGGTGGTTGTCGCCCACGCGTGCCTCGTAGCGCGCCGGGCTGCCCATGGGCTCGATCTTCCGTACGAGACCGGCCTCGTTGAGCGCGTGCAGCGAGTCGTAGACCGCCTGGAGTGAGACCTGCCCCACGCGCTCGCGTACGCCGTGATAGACGTCGTCCACGTCCGGGTGGTCGGCGTCGCGCACGGTCTGCATGATCGCCAGTCGGGCGGCGGTCACCCGGAGCCCGGCCTGGCGGAGAAGGTCGTCGTCCCCCATGCCAGACACGCTATGCACTCAACCTGAATGATTCGAGTAAAGGATTTCCACAAGTTCAGGCACGTGACGGCACGCGGCCGCGTACGAGGAAGATCGAGCTCAGGCCCGCGAGCACGGCCAGGCCGGCCATCGCGAGCGCGGCGCCCAGGGACGCCGACAGGGTGCCGTGGCCCTGGCTCAGGGCGATGAACAACGTTCCCACCGTGGCGACGCCGATGACCTGGCCGAGCTGCATCACGGTGAGCAGCGCGCCCGACGCGTCGGCCGCGTACGCGCCGTCCACCCGCTCGGTCGCCATGTTGGTCACCGCGACCTGCACGCCGAGCCCGGCGCCGATGAGCGCGCTCATGATCGCATACGCGAGCCCGCCGCCGGCGGCCAGCCCGAGGCCGAGGTAGGCGGGGGCGGCCACCACGTAGCCGAAGGGCACCAGCGGGCGCTGCAACTGGATCGGCAGGCGCGGCCAGAGGAGCCCGACCAGGCCGAAGGCCAGCGCGCAGGGGACCATCATCATGCCGGACGCCAGCGGCGACAGGTGCAGCTCCCCCTGCAGGTGCAGGGCCGAGGTGAACAGGAAGGCGCCCCAGGTGGCCGGGCCGAAGAGCAGGATCACCAGGCCTGGCCGCATGCCGGGCGCGCGCAACACCCGCGCGTCCACGAGAGGGCGGCCGCCGCGCGCGGTCACCCACCGCTCGACCCTGACGAAGGCCCCGAACATCGCCACGCTCAGCCCCATCGAGACCCAGCCCCACAGCGGCCAGCCGAGGTCGCGGCCGAGCACCAGCGGCACCACGAACAGCAGCACCGCCGCCGACAACGTCACCAGACCCCACGGGTCCAGCCCGGTCCGCCCGCCGCCCTCGTCGACGGGCAACACCTTGAGCCCGGCCGCCAGCAGGATCGCGCTGATGGGCACCACCACCAGGAACACGATGCGCCAGCCGGCGCCGAAGCCCAGCAGGATCCCGCCGAGCGCCTGGCCGACCACGATGCCGCCACTGATCGTCAGCGACCACAACCCGATCGCCCGCCCTCGTGCCGCGCCCTGGTAGTTCCGCTGGATCAGCGTCAGGACCTGCGGCATCATCAGCGCCGCGCCGGCGCCCTGGAGCAGGCGGAACGCCACCAGCCAGCCGGTGGAGGGCGCCAGACCCGCGGCCAGCGTGGTGGCGGTGAACACCGCCAGGCCGCCCAAGAAAGCCTTGCGGTAGCCGAGCAGGTCACCGACCCTGGCTCCGGTGATCAACAAGACGGCATAGACAATGGTGTAGCCGGCCACGACCATCTG from Nonomuraea polychroma encodes the following:
- a CDS encoding DUF397 domain-containing protein, translating into MHNHPLKAAWRKSTFCNGADACVEVAPLADGNVALRDSKEQDGPVLVFTPAEWAAFTSGVRQGEFDLTTLATTSA
- a CDS encoding helix-turn-helix domain-containing protein — encoded protein: MPRQQGSPTVRRLRLGQELRLLRERRKLTGAKAASELGWSPSKVSRIEAARTMPSTDDIKALVKLYRVDGDKLDELIGLLRDAEQRGWWEDYEDALPEEYTRFLGLEAEAVSQRSWEPQIVPGLLQTEDYAREVILASRGIARITHSGVRSRVEARLDRQRRVLHRPEPCRLTVVLDESALMRRFGEPSVMREQMEHLLEISLLPHVGVHVLTLDSLHPVNTGTFIHLQFAEFDDVVYLEQLYTANFVEDLQRVAGYEIAFDHIRSEALDEDESRVLIQRKAMLWRQ
- a CDS encoding Fur family transcriptional regulator, coding for MGDDDLLRQAGLRVTAARLAIMQTVRDADHPDVDDVYHGVRERVGQVSLQAVYDSLHALNEAGLVRKIEPMGSPARYEARVGDNHHHIVCRECGTVADVDCVVGVAPCLEPADTGGYVVDEAEVTFWGVCPHCQR
- a CDS encoding MFS transporter, whose amino-acid sequence is MGQFLAILNVNIVNVATPTIEADLHSSGAGLQMVVAGYTIVYAVLLITGARVGDLLGYRKAFLGGLAVFTATTLAAGLAPSTGWLVAFRLLQGAGAALMMPQVLTLIQRNYQGAARGRAIGLWSLTISGGIVVGQALGGILLGFGAGWRIVFLVVVPISAILLAAGLKVLPVDEGGGRTGLDPWGLVTLSAAVLLFVVPLVLGRDLGWPLWGWVSMGLSVAMFGAFVRVERWVTARGGRPLVDARVLRAPGMRPGLVILLFGPATWGAFLFTSALHLQGELHLSPLASGMMMVPCALAFGLVGLLWPRLPIQLQRPLVPFGYVVAAPAYLGLGLAAGGGLAYAIMSALIGAGLGVQVAVTNMATERVDGAYAADASGALLTVMQLGQVIGVATVGTLFIALSQGHGTLSASLGAALAMAGLAVLAGLSSIFLVRGRVPSRA